A window of the Streptomyces sp. NBC_00250 genome harbors these coding sequences:
- a CDS encoding glutamate decarboxylase, producing the protein MTKRDDESLFGNRFLTVPAPSETFPEEGMAATDAMRLVDVDLAMEGDPQRNLATFVTTWMEPEAQRLIAENLHRNFIDHAEYPISAEIEQRCVRMLADLFNAPGSTTGCRTQGSSEAIMLGGLSLKWKWRERRQAANLSIDRPNLIFGGDVHVVWEKFCRYFDVEPRIVPLAEGKYTIGPEDVEPHLDENTIGVVAVLGTTFTGHKDDVVGIDKLLRDVRKERDLDIPIHVDGASGAFVWPFLYPDSKWDFRLEQVRSINVSGHKYGLVYPGIGWLIFREESDLPEDLVFYENYLGKTDSTFTLNFSTGASMVLAQYYNFVRLGRQGYTYVMKMMQENARVLANNLQSSGRFELIGADLEQLPLVAFRLAGKHSYDESDIAWQLAAERGWMVPAYTLPPNAERVKILRALVKETLSREQIDRLSQDIADACRTLDAKGATHDAERAQVKRGTGY; encoded by the coding sequence ATGACCAAGCGTGACGATGAGTCTCTTTTCGGTAATCGATTCCTGACCGTACCTGCTCCCTCGGAGACCTTCCCAGAAGAAGGTATGGCCGCGACGGACGCGATGAGGCTCGTGGATGTGGATCTCGCCATGGAGGGCGACCCGCAACGCAACCTCGCCACGTTTGTCACCACGTGGATGGAGCCGGAAGCGCAGCGGCTCATCGCCGAGAACCTCCACCGCAATTTCATCGACCATGCGGAGTACCCCATCTCCGCCGAGATCGAGCAGCGTTGCGTGCGCATGCTCGCCGATCTCTTCAATGCGCCTGGCAGTACGACCGGATGCCGGACCCAGGGCTCATCCGAGGCGATCATGCTGGGAGGACTGTCACTGAAGTGGAAGTGGCGCGAGCGCCGCCAGGCGGCCAACCTGTCGATCGATCGGCCCAATTTGATCTTCGGTGGGGACGTCCACGTCGTGTGGGAGAAATTCTGCCGCTACTTCGACGTCGAGCCGCGGATCGTGCCGCTCGCGGAAGGCAAGTACACGATCGGCCCTGAGGACGTGGAGCCCCACCTCGATGAAAACACGATCGGCGTCGTCGCCGTACTCGGCACCACTTTCACGGGCCACAAGGACGACGTCGTCGGGATCGACAAGCTGTTGCGAGACGTCCGCAAAGAGCGGGACCTCGACATTCCCATCCACGTAGATGGCGCCAGCGGCGCATTCGTCTGGCCTTTTCTCTACCCGGATTCGAAGTGGGACTTCCGGCTCGAGCAGGTCCGTTCGATCAACGTCTCGGGCCACAAGTACGGCCTGGTCTACCCCGGCATCGGCTGGCTGATCTTCCGTGAGGAGTCGGACCTGCCCGAAGACCTCGTGTTCTACGAGAACTACTTGGGAAAGACCGACTCGACGTTCACCTTGAACTTCTCCACCGGTGCGTCGATGGTACTCGCGCAGTACTACAACTTCGTACGACTCGGCCGCCAGGGCTACACCTACGTCATGAAGATGATGCAGGAGAACGCCCGCGTATTGGCGAACAACCTGCAAAGCAGCGGACGCTTCGAACTGATCGGAGCCGACCTCGAGCAACTGCCCCTGGTCGCCTTCCGCCTCGCCGGCAAGCACTCCTACGACGAGTCCGACATCGCATGGCAACTCGCCGCCGAACGCGGCTGGATGGTGCCGGCGTACACGCTCCCGCCCAACGCGGAACGGGTGAAGATCCTGCGTGCCCTGGTCAAGGAAACCCTGAGCCGCGAACAGATCGATCGCCTGAGCCAGGACATCGCCGACGCGTGCCGCACCCTGGACGCCAAGGGCGCGACCCACGACGCCGAGCGAGCCCAGGTCAAGCGCGGCACCGGATACTGA
- a CDS encoding saccharopine dehydrogenase → MPDTLSLWMRHETRPNEQRAALAPEDARRLIERGVLLTVEESTQRVFPIHEYAAAGCEIVPQGSWVSLCPAEEHVLGLKELPDEPALLRHRHIFFGHAYKGQAGAGPLLRRFEAGGGVLLDLESLVDVDGHRLAAFGHWAGYAGAALAVLHRRGLLTSPLVSLSQGALDATLRPSPAGESLTAVVIGAYGRGGRGACDALRTAGVEASRWNSAETRALDRDALLAHDILVNAIGTDHPVAPFLTRADLDDPRRRLSVISDVTCDVGSDLNALPVYDRATDWEHPVEQLRRHSRPLDVIAIDNLPSLLPAEASRAFSADLWPLLLALREGSPVWERCLHDFRRAVASVDGG, encoded by the coding sequence ATGCCCGACACTCTGAGCCTGTGGATGCGACACGAGACCCGGCCGAATGAGCAGCGTGCCGCCCTTGCTCCAGAAGACGCCCGCAGGCTGATCGAACGCGGGGTCCTCCTCACCGTCGAGGAGTCCACGCAACGCGTCTTCCCGATCCACGAGTACGCCGCTGCCGGCTGCGAGATCGTGCCTCAGGGCAGCTGGGTGAGCCTGTGCCCCGCAGAGGAGCACGTCCTCGGCCTCAAGGAACTTCCCGACGAGCCTGCCCTGCTGAGACACCGGCACATCTTCTTCGGGCACGCATACAAGGGACAGGCGGGTGCGGGGCCCCTGCTGCGGCGGTTCGAGGCCGGAGGGGGCGTGCTGCTCGACCTGGAGTCCCTGGTGGACGTGGACGGCCACCGTCTTGCCGCGTTCGGGCATTGGGCGGGCTACGCGGGTGCGGCTCTCGCGGTTCTCCACCGGAGGGGCTTGCTCACCTCACCGCTGGTCTCGCTCTCCCAGGGCGCGCTGGACGCGACGCTGCGTCCGTCCCCTGCCGGCGAGAGCCTCACGGCCGTGGTGATCGGTGCGTATGGGCGTGGTGGGCGAGGGGCCTGCGATGCGCTGAGGACCGCCGGTGTCGAGGCGAGCCGGTGGAACAGCGCGGAGACCCGGGCGCTGGACCGCGACGCGCTGCTCGCGCACGACATCCTTGTGAACGCCATCGGCACCGACCATCCCGTGGCCCCGTTCCTGACGAGGGCCGATCTGGACGACCCGCGGCGACGCCTGTCGGTAATCAGTGACGTCACCTGCGATGTCGGCTCGGACCTCAACGCGCTCCCGGTCTACGACCGGGCCACCGACTGGGAGCATCCGGTGGAGCAGTTGCGCCGACACTCCCGGCCGCTCGACGTCATCGCCATCGACAACCTGCCCTCCCTGCTTCCCGCCGAGGCCAGTCGCGCCTTCTCCGCCGACCTGTGGCCCCTTCTCCTCGCGCTGAGGGAGGGATCACCGGTGTGGGAGCGCTGCCTGCACGACTTCCGGCGAGCCGTCGCCTCCGTGGACGGCGGATGA
- a CDS encoding N-acetylmuramoyl-L-alanine amidase gives MDATGTDDPSEHTLQAAAAMIGVAPQTLQRDELQNLRGGAALLASYQRQVTREMPPDPGGWYGAVAQYSQAADTAAAGRFADGVFAVIRTGKQRVRKDGQRVSLTKTPSVRPTRSQLASLGLRTTVAAAVPECPSELNCRFVPAAASNYQVSTRNSNGMDVDFIVIHDLEGSYDGGISWFQDPVSGASAHYVMKADGSAATQMVATKDIAFHAGNYWTNLHGVGIELEGYAAQGPTWFTPAQYKATAALVVYLARRFDVPLDRKHIIGHDNVLPPRPARVPDAHWDPGPYWDWEKFMALLDTDHRREREAEGGETGGNIGIGQAVTIAPAYGRNAQTVTVCAPTCRSQTQPSNFLYVRTEPRADAPLVSDLALRPDGSAGSQRIDDWGSTAMWGQEFVVADMRGDWTAIWFGGQKGWIHNPAGTNTRPAPNARIVRPASGAKSVSVYTTAYPRADEYPQGVRASEQTRFSMYTFPQGQAYVAAPTSVDADDFFPATPTRPEVVVTGDQQYDVIQYNRRLATVNTAETD, from the coding sequence GTGGACGCAACGGGCACCGACGACCCGTCCGAGCACACGTTGCAGGCCGCCGCCGCGATGATCGGCGTCGCACCCCAGACGCTCCAGCGAGACGAGCTGCAGAACCTTCGAGGCGGCGCTGCACTGCTCGCCTCGTACCAGCGGCAGGTCACCCGCGAGATGCCGCCCGACCCGGGTGGCTGGTACGGAGCTGTGGCGCAGTACAGCCAGGCCGCCGACACCGCCGCGGCCGGACGGTTCGCCGATGGCGTGTTCGCGGTGATCCGCACCGGCAAGCAGAGGGTACGTAAGGACGGCCAGAGGGTTTCCTTGACGAAGACGCCGTCCGTCCGTCCGACGAGGTCGCAACTCGCGTCCCTGGGGCTGCGGACGACGGTCGCGGCGGCAGTGCCGGAGTGCCCCAGCGAGCTGAATTGCCGGTTCGTTCCCGCAGCTGCCTCGAACTACCAGGTGTCCACGCGGAACTCGAACGGCATGGATGTCGACTTCATCGTCATCCATGACCTCGAAGGGTCCTACGACGGGGGAATCAGCTGGTTCCAGGATCCCGTCAGCGGGGCTTCCGCGCATTACGTGATGAAGGCCGACGGCAGTGCGGCAACGCAGATGGTCGCCACCAAGGACATCGCTTTCCACGCCGGAAACTACTGGACCAACCTGCACGGCGTCGGTATCGAACTGGAGGGATACGCTGCCCAGGGGCCCACCTGGTTCACTCCGGCCCAGTACAAGGCGACTGCCGCGCTGGTGGTCTACCTGGCACGCCGCTTCGACGTCCCGCTGGACCGCAAGCACATCATCGGGCACGACAACGTCCTTCCGCCGAGGCCGGCCCGCGTGCCGGACGCGCACTGGGACCCCGGCCCCTACTGGGACTGGGAGAAGTTCATGGCTCTCCTCGACACCGACCACCGCCGGGAGCGCGAGGCCGAGGGAGGAGAGACGGGCGGGAACATCGGAATCGGACAGGCGGTCACGATCGCCCCGGCCTACGGCCGGAACGCGCAGACGGTCACGGTCTGCGCCCCGACGTGCCGGTCCCAGACACAGCCTTCGAACTTCCTCTACGTGCGCACGGAGCCCCGCGCCGACGCTCCGCTCGTCTCCGACCTCGCCCTTCGCCCCGACGGGTCGGCAGGAAGCCAACGCATCGACGACTGGGGATCCACCGCCATGTGGGGGCAGGAATTCGTGGTCGCGGACATGCGAGGGGACTGGACGGCCATCTGGTTCGGTGGCCAGAAGGGATGGATCCACAACCCGGCGGGCACGAACACTCGCCCCGCCCCGAACGCGCGGATCGTCCGTCCCGCGAGTGGGGCGAAGTCCGTCTCCGTCTACACAACGGCCTACCCTCGAGCCGACGAGTACCCCCAGGGAGTGCGTGCATCGGAACAGACGCGGTTCAGCATGTACACGTTCCCTCAGGGGCAGGCGTACGTGGCCGCTCCCACATCGGTGGACGCCGACGACTTCTTCCCTGCCACGCCCACGCGCCCGGAGGTTGTGGTCACCGGTGACCAGCAGTACGACGTGATCCAGTACAACCGGCGTCTGGCTACCGTGAACACCGCCGAGACTGACTGA
- a CDS encoding ABC transporter permease produces the protein MSARTRRTRLRLIDLLRLGMIGPRTRKTRSALSALGISLGIAAVVAVTGISSSNQAHLLARLDQLGSNLITVAAGKDATQQLVPLPSTAEKMLGNIAPVQQVTAVGATKAEVYRNNLVPKQQTGSITVLAARPNLLDVLHGSLRSGKWLDRAGERLPVTVLGDQAAQRLGVTTPGERVWLGGQSYAVAGILAPNELAPELDTAALVGWPQATAHLDADGSAATVYVRAHPERVPDVQRVAAATANPASPSTVAVSRPSDLLLARDEAKGALTGLVLSLAGVALLVGGVGIANTMVVGVMERRGEIGLRRALGARGGQIAAQFLLEAILMGFIGGIAGLTLGSLTVYGYALVQGWPVSIPYYTVGGGPVVSVLVAAVAGIYPAMRAAKASPTDALRSA, from the coding sequence ATGAGCGCCCGCACCCGCCGGACCCGGCTGCGCCTGATCGACCTGCTGCGCCTGGGCATGATCGGTCCGCGTACACGGAAGACGCGTTCCGCCCTGTCGGCCCTCGGCATCTCGCTCGGTATCGCGGCCGTCGTCGCCGTGACCGGGATCTCCTCCTCCAACCAGGCCCACCTGCTGGCCCGCCTGGACCAGCTCGGCTCGAACCTGATCACGGTCGCCGCCGGGAAGGACGCCACGCAGCAGCTCGTACCCCTGCCGTCCACAGCCGAGAAAATGCTCGGGAACATCGCCCCGGTGCAGCAGGTCACCGCGGTCGGGGCCACCAAGGCGGAGGTCTACCGCAACAACCTGGTGCCCAAGCAGCAGACCGGCAGCATCACGGTGCTGGCCGCCCGGCCGAACCTGCTCGACGTCCTGCACGGCTCGCTGCGGAGCGGGAAGTGGCTGGACCGGGCCGGCGAACGGCTCCCCGTCACCGTGCTCGGCGACCAAGCAGCCCAGCGCCTGGGCGTGACCACGCCCGGCGAACGGGTCTGGCTGGGCGGCCAGTCCTACGCCGTCGCCGGCATCCTCGCACCCAACGAACTGGCCCCCGAACTGGACACCGCCGCACTCGTCGGCTGGCCCCAGGCCACAGCCCACCTGGACGCCGACGGCTCCGCCGCCACGGTCTACGTGCGCGCCCACCCCGAACGCGTGCCCGACGTCCAGAGAGTGGCAGCAGCCACAGCGAACCCGGCGAGTCCGAGCACCGTCGCCGTCAGCCGCCCCTCCGACCTCCTCCTGGCACGCGACGAGGCCAAGGGCGCGCTCACGGGACTGGTGCTCTCCCTGGCCGGAGTCGCCCTGCTCGTCGGCGGCGTCGGCATCGCCAACACCATGGTGGTGGGCGTGATGGAACGCCGCGGCGAGATCGGACTGAGGCGCGCACTGGGCGCCCGCGGAGGGCAGATCGCAGCCCAGTTCCTGCTGGAGGCCATCCTCATGGGCTTCATCGGAGGCATCGCAGGCCTGACCCTGGGCAGTCTCACCGTCTACGGCTATGCCCTGGTCCAGGGCTGGCCGGTCTCCATTCCGTACTACACGGTCGGCGGCGGCCCGGTGGTCTCCGTACTCGTCGCCGCCGTCGCCGGGATCTACCCGGCCATGCGCGCGGCCAAGGCGTCTCCGACGGACGCCCTGCGGTCGGCCTGA
- a CDS encoding serine/threonine-protein kinase, with amino-acid sequence MEHGTLIAGKYELRERLGRGGMGEVWAGRDRDLHRNVAIKLLVRDDDASPDLLHRFEREAVAAAQINHPNVVSLYDRGIHDGMQFLVMEHIDGTTLAHHMHEQAPMPVARALEITQEICAALVAAHRAKVIHYDIKPSNVMLTADSRIKVVDFGIAGFAHTHTFTVAPTSMLAPVGTAPYGAPEQFLDQRGDERSDLYALGSVLFALLTGKPPFSDGSPLSIIRRKLDDEPPLLSSQRGDVPKAIAQLLTELLQRDPGRRPQSASVVYERLEQLRPSVTTCSAGAREPDTERVSRAAPTRTLTRETPDNEDAFEITWTGQDPISSYATYSRRSLRRHWLLFSVLAWPFLHAWLVFVLLANSNDPHDMQLSDVPVAVFVGSVLYPILLHLLYGRHLGAATLNWGRHRRALKDRRPWSLRVDAAGITTTDPRHATPATGRAGHRVYPWGLASTVSLEHAAEFRWGPSYTVLHIQPAGMGPQLSPIRPAGVVHPRSPQGTAGRWPLCALGPMTEQQHQALISALARHAGSRWKPELSR; translated from the coding sequence GTGGAGCACGGCACATTGATCGCGGGCAAGTACGAGCTGCGCGAGCGGCTTGGCCGGGGCGGGATGGGCGAAGTCTGGGCCGGCCGCGACCGTGATCTCCACCGCAACGTGGCCATCAAGCTGCTTGTACGCGACGACGACGCCTCGCCGGACCTGCTCCATCGGTTCGAGCGCGAAGCCGTGGCCGCCGCACAGATCAACCACCCCAATGTGGTCTCCCTCTACGACCGAGGCATCCATGACGGCATGCAGTTCTTGGTCATGGAACACATCGACGGCACCACGCTCGCCCACCACATGCACGAGCAGGCCCCCATGCCCGTCGCACGGGCGCTGGAGATCACCCAGGAGATCTGCGCCGCCCTTGTCGCCGCCCACCGGGCCAAGGTCATCCACTACGACATCAAACCGTCCAACGTCATGCTCACCGCTGACAGCCGCATCAAAGTCGTCGACTTCGGCATCGCAGGCTTCGCCCACACCCACACCTTCACCGTCGCCCCCACCTCCATGCTCGCCCCCGTCGGCACAGCCCCCTACGGCGCACCGGAACAGTTCCTCGACCAGCGCGGTGACGAACGCTCCGACCTCTACGCCCTCGGCAGCGTCCTCTTCGCCCTGCTCACCGGCAAGCCTCCTTTCAGCGACGGCTCCCCCCTCTCAATCATCCGTCGCAAACTCGACGACGAACCACCGCTGTTGAGCAGCCAGCGCGGGGATGTGCCGAAGGCCATTGCCCAGTTGCTCACCGAGCTGCTGCAGCGCGACCCGGGCCGCCGGCCCCAAAGCGCCTCGGTCGTCTACGAACGCCTGGAGCAACTCCGGCCCTCCGTCACCACGTGCAGCGCGGGAGCACGCGAACCCGACACCGAGCGTGTGTCACGGGCCGCACCGACCCGGACCCTCACACGTGAGACGCCAGACAACGAAGATGCCTTCGAGATCACCTGGACCGGACAGGACCCCATTTCCAGCTATGCGACATATAGCCGTCGTTCCCTGAGACGTCACTGGCTTCTCTTCTCCGTCCTCGCATGGCCGTTTCTCCACGCGTGGCTGGTATTCGTGCTGCTGGCCAACTCAAACGACCCCCACGACATGCAACTCTCTGACGTTCCGGTGGCCGTGTTCGTCGGCTCCGTGCTCTATCCGATTCTGCTCCACCTCCTGTACGGACGGCACCTCGGGGCGGCCACCCTGAACTGGGGGCGACACCGGCGTGCGCTCAAAGACAGACGCCCTTGGTCACTCCGCGTCGACGCCGCTGGAATCACCACCACAGACCCACGCCATGCCACGCCCGCCACCGGCCGTGCGGGGCACCGGGTGTATCCCTGGGGCCTCGCATCGACCGTCTCGCTGGAGCACGCCGCGGAATTCCGTTGGGGCCCCAGCTACACCGTGCTGCACATCCAGCCCGCGGGAATGGGTCCGCAGCTCAGTCCCATAAGACCCGCGGGCGTGGTGCACCCTCGCTCCCCCCAAGGCACGGCAGGGCGCTGGCCGCTCTGCGCCCTCGGTCCAATGACCGAGCAGCAGCACCAGGCACTCATCTCTGCCCTCGCCCGCCACGCGGGCTCGCGCTGGAAGCCGGAACTCAGTAGGTAA
- a CDS encoding response regulator transcription factor: MRVLIVEDEEELAAMLAEGLRGEGMTCDVAHDGVRALEMTAAAEYDVLVLDRDLPQLSGDAVCRALNAAGYPARILMLTAAGALTDLVDGLGQGADDYMSKPFSYLELVARLRALARRVAPGSSATVLSRHGVNLDTVRRVAERDGRPLKLTPREMGVLEILLAADGAPVTADELKDRLWDAALDPATTAIRVTVHALRRKLGEPRLISHTPGYGYRL, encoded by the coding sequence ATGCGTGTGCTCATCGTCGAGGACGAGGAAGAACTGGCCGCGATGCTCGCGGAGGGCCTGCGCGGTGAGGGGATGACCTGCGACGTTGCACACGACGGTGTTCGGGCGCTGGAGATGACGGCCGCCGCCGAGTACGACGTGCTCGTACTTGACCGGGACCTGCCCCAGCTGAGCGGCGACGCCGTCTGCCGGGCGCTGAACGCGGCCGGATACCCGGCGAGAATCCTCATGCTCACCGCCGCCGGAGCCCTGACCGACCTGGTCGACGGCCTCGGCCAGGGCGCCGACGACTACATGTCCAAGCCCTTCTCCTACCTGGAGCTGGTCGCCCGGCTGCGCGCACTGGCCCGCCGCGTCGCCCCAGGCAGCTCCGCCACGGTGCTCAGCCGTCATGGAGTCAATCTGGACACCGTCCGCCGCGTCGCGGAGCGCGACGGGCGCCCGCTCAAACTGACCCCCAGGGAAATGGGTGTACTGGAGATCCTGCTGGCCGCGGACGGCGCCCCCGTCACCGCCGATGAGCTCAAGGACCGGCTCTGGGATGCGGCGTTGGACCCCGCCACCACCGCGATCCGGGTCACTGTGCACGCCCTGCGCCGCAAACTCGGCGAGCCCCGGCTGATCAGCCACACCCCCGGCTACGGATACCGGCTGTGA
- a CDS encoding ABC transporter ATP-binding protein codes for MTPVLELTAVTKEYPGSPPLRVLHGVDLTIEAGELLAVVGPSGSGKSTLLALLGSLDRPSAGRLRFEGRDLSGLSDAELASVRAHRIGFVFQQFFLLPGLTTVENVATGLLYSGAPAARRHAAAVEALQEVGLEHRLDHRPDQLSGGEKQRVAIARALVGRPALLLADEPTGALDSVSGTAVVELLRALNANGTTVVVITHDRDLAASFPRRVGIRDGRIDFDERSPHPAGVVR; via the coding sequence GTGACGCCCGTACTGGAACTGACAGCCGTCACCAAGGAGTACCCGGGTTCCCCGCCGCTGCGCGTGCTGCACGGCGTCGACCTGACCATCGAGGCCGGGGAACTCCTCGCTGTGGTGGGCCCGTCCGGGTCCGGCAAGTCGACCCTGCTCGCCCTCCTCGGCTCGCTGGACCGACCGAGCGCCGGGCGGCTGCGCTTCGAAGGGCGCGATCTGTCGGGGCTGTCGGACGCCGAACTCGCCTCGGTGCGCGCCCACCGGATCGGCTTCGTCTTCCAGCAGTTCTTCCTGCTGCCGGGACTCACGACGGTGGAGAACGTCGCCACCGGCCTCCTCTACAGCGGCGCCCCGGCGGCGCGGCGGCACGCCGCCGCCGTCGAGGCCCTGCAGGAGGTGGGCTTGGAGCACCGACTGGACCATCGCCCCGACCAGCTCTCCGGCGGCGAGAAGCAGCGCGTGGCCATTGCCCGCGCCCTCGTCGGGCGCCCCGCGCTGCTGCTCGCCGACGAACCCACCGGCGCACTGGACAGCGTCTCCGGCACAGCCGTCGTCGAGTTGCTGCGCGCCCTGAACGCCAACGGCACCACCGTCGTCGTCATCACCCACGACCGCGATCTGGCCGCTTCCTTCCCCCGGCGGGTGGGCATCCGGGACGGCCGGATCGACTTCGACGAACGCAGCCCCCACCCGGCGGGAGTCGTCCGATGA
- a CDS encoding transposase: MGGDLSQRLVPDDLWTMGEPVLPSFRSRPQGGGVTPIDQRAVFTAVVYVLTSGCAWRYQAPTFGVSPATAHRRFSVWTTSGVRRQLHRVVLDEIGARGGLDGSSVIDDAASVRAKRGSAGGAESGRPGKTGSKLHDLTDVQGLPVVVGVSAANVNDVQALRPPTHPGRPLTPRPPSAAPRQGQGRQGLPLGRQPGLATRTQHHPTDRPAWQGVLRTPRKAPMEDREADLLAVRNPTPAAARSPLS; the protein is encoded by the coding sequence ATGGGTGGGGATCTGTCGCAGCGGCTCGTGCCGGATGATCTCTGGACAATGGGCGAGCCGGTACTGCCGTCCTTCCGCTCGCGCCCGCAAGGCGGTGGCGTCACGCCGATCGACCAACGTGCCGTGTTCACGGCCGTCGTGTACGTGCTGACCAGCGGGTGCGCGTGGCGGTATCAGGCACCGACGTTCGGAGTGTCGCCGGCGACGGCTCACCGAAGGTTCTCCGTCTGGACGACATCCGGAGTGCGGCGCCAGCTGCACCGGGTGGTTCTGGACGAGATCGGAGCCCGCGGCGGACTGGACGGGAGCTCCGTGATCGACGACGCGGCCTCGGTACGCGCGAAAAGGGGGTCCGCTGGCGGGGCCGAATCCGGTCGACCGGGCAAAACGGGCAGCAAACTGCACGATCTGACCGACGTGCAGGGGCTGCCTGTGGTCGTCGGGGTGTCCGCCGCAAACGTCAACGATGTCCAGGCGCTTCGCCCGCCCACCCATCCCGGCCGTCCGCTCACGCCGCGGCCCCCGTCGGCGGCACCCCGACAAGGTCAGGGCCGACAAGGCCTACCACTCGGCCGGCAACCTGGCCTGGCTACGCGAACGCAACATCACCCCACGGATCGGCCGGCCTGGCAGGGAGTCCTCCGAACGCCTCGGAAGGCACCGATGGAAGATCGAGAGGCCGATCTCCTGGCTGTTCGGAATCCGACCCCCGCGGCCGCCCGCTCTCCTTTGTCCTGA
- a CDS encoding peptidoglycan-binding protein has translation MARTTNTPAEAPAGPAPTPQGGRRKRRRVVVPLVLTATITGAAVLGVTRPWEQKESGAGKPPVEYGTVVVQKGSLSSGIQIAGTLGYDEPTPVVAAGRGTVTALPAVGAVVKPGGKLYEADGRAVVLMRGSRPLWRDLGPGAGDGPDVQQLKRNLADLGYADGLGLAIDEKFTKGTEIAIKRWQKSLGVKQTGTVTLGSVVMLPQASVRVQQLGVQLGAPLGSASVMTVSGTGLVATVRPADNQLSRFKPDGKVEVRLSDGSTVTGRVRSLIRGGSTGQGEGDSGGGGDQQKTTVTIGLDSQQQARKAGPSSVTVTVVGDSVSDALIVPVTALLALDGGGYGVKVVDGTVTRLVKVRLGLIADAQAQVSGGLQPGTQVVIPK, from the coding sequence ATGGCCCGGACCACGAATACGCCCGCCGAGGCGCCCGCCGGGCCCGCACCCACCCCGCAGGGCGGGCGCCGCAAGCGCCGGAGGGTCGTCGTGCCGCTCGTCCTGACCGCCACGATCACCGGAGCGGCGGTCCTGGGCGTGACGCGCCCGTGGGAGCAGAAGGAGTCCGGCGCCGGGAAACCGCCCGTCGAGTACGGCACCGTCGTGGTGCAGAAGGGGTCGCTGTCCAGCGGCATCCAGATCGCCGGGACGCTCGGCTACGACGAGCCCACGCCCGTCGTCGCCGCCGGCCGCGGCACCGTCACCGCGCTCCCCGCCGTCGGCGCCGTCGTCAAGCCCGGCGGGAAGCTGTACGAGGCCGACGGCAGAGCCGTCGTCCTGATGCGGGGCAGCCGCCCCCTGTGGCGCGACCTGGGACCCGGCGCCGGCGACGGTCCCGACGTGCAGCAGCTCAAGCGGAACCTGGCCGACCTCGGGTACGCCGACGGGCTCGGCCTTGCTATCGACGAGAAGTTCACCAAGGGCACCGAGATCGCGATCAAGCGGTGGCAGAAGTCGCTGGGGGTGAAGCAGACCGGGACGGTCACGCTCGGCAGCGTGGTCATGCTGCCGCAGGCGAGCGTGCGTGTGCAGCAGCTCGGCGTACAGCTCGGCGCGCCACTGGGGTCGGCCTCGGTCATGACCGTGAGCGGCACCGGCCTCGTCGCCACCGTGCGGCCTGCCGACAACCAGTTGTCCCGGTTCAAGCCCGACGGCAAGGTCGAGGTCAGGCTGTCCGACGGCAGCACGGTCACCGGACGCGTCCGCTCCCTGATCCGCGGCGGCTCCACCGGCCAGGGCGAAGGCGACAGTGGCGGGGGCGGCGATCAGCAGAAGACCACCGTCACCATCGGCCTGGACAGCCAGCAGCAGGCACGGAAGGCCGGGCCGTCCTCCGTGACGGTCACCGTCGTGGGCGACAGCGTCAGCGACGCCCTCATCGTGCCCGTCACCGCGCTGCTCGCGCTGGATGGCGGAGGCTACGGCGTCAAGGTCGTCGACGGCACGGTCACCCGTCTGGTCAAGGTGCGGCTGGGTCTGATCGCCGACGCCCAGGCGCAGGTCTCCGGGGGTCTCCAGCCCGGCACCCAGGTGGTGATCCCCAAGTGA